Proteins from a genomic interval of Xanthomonas sp. AM6:
- a CDS encoding metal-dependent hydrolase: protein MDIEPLIGILQNKPILHGVTHTLFGAMVIGSLAAATGKPVSSAVLKLLRIPHPPLTWTAAVSGAFAGTYSHIVLDGIVHSDIMPLWPLVSGNPLFRVVDIDQLHIVCLLAGVIGLACLGLKAAFKQRT, encoded by the coding sequence ATGGACATCGAGCCTCTGATTGGAATCCTGCAAAACAAGCCGATCCTCCACGGCGTGACACACACACTGTTCGGCGCCATGGTCATCGGCAGCCTAGCGGCGGCCACTGGCAAACCCGTCAGCTCAGCCGTGTTGAAACTTCTCAGGATTCCCCACCCGCCACTCACATGGACTGCCGCAGTGTCGGGCGCGTTCGCCGGGACTTACTCCCATATCGTGCTTGACGGCATCGTGCATTCGGACATCATGCCTCTGTGGCCACTGGTGTCAGGCAACCCGTTGTTTCGCGTCGTTGACATCGATCAGCTTCATATCGTTTGCCTGCTCGCTGGCGTCATTGGCCTTGCGTGCCTCGGGCTGAAAGCGGCGTTCAAGCAGCGGACCTGA
- a CDS encoding aldo/keto reductase family oxidoreductase yields the protein MSKLSTAGTFSLGDRTVTRIGYGAMQLAGPGVFGPPKDRAAALAVLREAVAAGVDHIDTSDFYGPHVTNQLIREALQPYPQRLTIVTKVGAVRGDDASWLPAQSPAELAQAVHDNLRNLGLDVLDVVNLRVMGDVHAPSEGPIGEQFTALAELQQRGLIRHLGISNATAAQVQEARRIAPVVCVQNHYNLAHRDDDALIDALGRDGIAYVPFFPLGGFTPLQSDSLSSIAQALGATPMQVALAWLLARAPNILLIPGTSSVAHLRENLAAAELSLSDDALAALDRIGREGG from the coding sequence ATGAGCAAGCTTTCGACCGCTGGCACCTTTTCCCTCGGCGACCGCACGGTGACGCGCATCGGCTACGGCGCAATGCAGCTGGCCGGGCCGGGTGTGTTCGGCCCGCCCAAGGACCGCGCCGCGGCGCTGGCGGTGCTGCGCGAGGCGGTGGCCGCGGGCGTGGACCACATCGACACCAGCGACTTCTACGGGCCGCACGTCACCAACCAGCTGATCCGCGAGGCGCTGCAACCGTATCCGCAGCGGCTGACGATCGTGACCAAGGTCGGTGCCGTGCGTGGCGACGACGCCTCCTGGCTGCCGGCGCAAAGTCCCGCCGAGCTGGCCCAGGCGGTGCACGACAATCTGCGCAACCTCGGCCTGGATGTCCTGGATGTGGTCAACCTGCGGGTGATGGGCGACGTGCACGCGCCCAGCGAGGGCCCGATCGGAGAACAGTTCACCGCGCTCGCGGAACTGCAGCAGCGTGGGCTGATCCGGCACCTGGGCATCAGCAACGCCACCGCCGCGCAGGTGCAGGAAGCCCGGCGCATCGCCCCGGTGGTATGCGTGCAGAACCACTACAACCTCGCGCACCGCGACGACGACGCGTTGATCGACGCGCTCGGCCGCGACGGCATCGCCTATGTGCCGTTCTTCCCGCTCGGCGGCTTCACGCCGCTGCAGTCGGACTCGCTCTCGTCGATCGCGCAGGCGCTTGGCGCCACGCCGATGCAGGTGGCGCTGGCGTGGCTGCTGGCGCGCGCGCCGAACATCCTGCTGATCCCGGGCACCTCGTCGGTTGCGCATCTGCGGGAGAACCTGGCGGCGGCGGAACTGTCGTTGTCGGACGACGCGCTGGCCGCGTTGGATCGGATCGGCCGAGAGGGCGGCTGA
- a CDS encoding LysR family transcriptional regulator has protein sequence MTTDLQDLFAFLAVVRAGGFREAARASGSSASSLSEAVRRLEARLGVRLFNRTTRSVLPTEAGARLAERLVPALGEVEAALDVVNGFRDRPSGTLRLNVPGVAARLVLPAIVTPFLKAYPEIRLEVIVEDSFVDMLAAGCDAGIRYDERLEQDMIAVPIGPRVQRFATAASPEYLAAHGRPQHPRDLLTHACLRGQFASGAIPAWEFERDGEVVLIEPSGPLLVRLGAAVDLAIDAAVGGLGVIHLFEDWLRPHLDSGALEPVLEPWWQSFSGPFLYYPGRRHLPAPLRAFVDFIRTP, from the coding sequence ATGACCACGGACCTGCAGGACCTCTTCGCCTTCCTGGCGGTAGTGCGCGCCGGCGGCTTCCGCGAAGCCGCGCGCGCCAGCGGCAGCTCCGCCTCCAGCCTGAGCGAGGCGGTGCGGCGCCTGGAAGCCCGGCTCGGCGTGCGGTTGTTCAACCGCACCACCCGCAGCGTGCTGCCGACCGAGGCCGGCGCACGCCTGGCCGAGCGCCTGGTCCCTGCGCTCGGCGAAGTGGAAGCGGCGCTGGACGTGGTCAACGGCTTCCGCGACCGGCCCAGCGGCACCCTGCGGCTCAACGTGCCGGGCGTCGCCGCGCGCCTGGTGCTGCCGGCGATCGTCACCCCGTTCCTGAAGGCCTATCCGGAGATCAGGCTGGAGGTGATCGTGGAGGACAGCTTCGTCGACATGCTGGCGGCCGGCTGCGATGCCGGCATCCGCTACGACGAGCGCCTGGAGCAGGACATGATCGCGGTGCCGATCGGCCCGCGCGTGCAGCGCTTCGCCACCGCCGCTTCGCCCGAGTATCTCGCCGCGCACGGACGGCCGCAGCACCCGCGCGACTTGCTGACGCACGCCTGCCTGCGCGGCCAGTTCGCCAGCGGCGCCATCCCGGCCTGGGAATTCGAACGCGACGGCGAAGTCGTGCTGATCGAACCGAGCGGCCCGCTGCTGGTACGCCTGGGCGCCGCGGTGGACCTGGCCATCGACGCCGCGGTCGGCGGCCTGGGCGTGATCCACCTGTTCGAGGACTGGCTGCGCCCGCACCTGGACAGCGGCGCGCTGGAGCCGGTGCTGGAACCATGGTGGCAGAGCTTCAGCGGCCCCTTCCTGTACTACCCAGGACGCCGCCACCTGCCCGCACCGCTGCGCGCGTTCGTGGATTTCATTCGGACGCCGTGA
- a CDS encoding RidA family protein codes for MATRDVVFPQGRQALYERNRYSPAVRANGLLFVSGQVGSREDGSPEPTLDAQVRRAFDNLNAVLAAAGCTFDDVVDVTFFLVDPEATFDTVWKVLPTYWGEAPYPTVTAVGVTWLYGFQFEIKVIATLPKAQ; via the coding sequence ATGGCCACACGCGACGTTGTTTTTCCGCAGGGGCGACAGGCCCTGTACGAGCGCAATCGCTATTCGCCGGCGGTGCGTGCCAATGGCTTGCTGTTCGTGTCCGGACAGGTCGGCAGCCGCGAGGACGGCTCGCCCGAGCCGACCCTGGACGCGCAGGTGCGGCGCGCCTTCGACAACCTCAACGCGGTCCTCGCCGCGGCAGGTTGCACATTCGATGACGTGGTCGATGTCACCTTCTTTCTGGTCGACCCCGAAGCGACGTTCGACACGGTCTGGAAGGTCTTGCCCACGTATTGGGGCGAGGCCCCGTATCCGACCGTGACCGCCGTCGGCGTCACCTGGCTGTATGGGTTCCAGTTCGAGATCAAGGTGATCGCGACATTGCCCAAGGCGCAGTAG
- a CDS encoding LysR family transcriptional regulator produces MDRFEAMLAFARVVETGSFTKAAETLRVGKASVTQAVQQLEARLRVKLLNRTTRKVNATADGVAFYERVIQLLADLDDAETSLSGAAAAPRGRLRVDVPSPLARLILVPALPAFHARYPEIQLDLGVSDRHVDLIGENVDCVVRGGVLSEQSLSARLIGVLQAGVFAAPAYLERAGAPAHPRELEDTHHRIIGFTGASRGRKVIAYAMQRDGERLSVQGRHVLAVDDGNAYLAAGLAGMGVLWLPDYMSRPHVASGELVPVFADWQLEPMPLYVAFPPNRHVSAKLRVFIEWIAALMAVHAPVRHPPEG; encoded by the coding sequence ATGGATCGGTTCGAGGCGATGCTGGCCTTCGCGCGCGTGGTCGAAACCGGCAGCTTCACCAAGGCGGCGGAGACCTTGCGCGTCGGCAAGGCCAGCGTCACCCAAGCGGTGCAGCAGCTGGAGGCGCGCCTGCGCGTGAAGCTGCTCAATCGCACCACGCGCAAGGTCAACGCGACCGCCGATGGCGTGGCGTTCTACGAGCGCGTGATCCAGCTGCTGGCGGATCTGGACGACGCCGAAACCAGCCTGTCCGGCGCAGCTGCCGCGCCACGCGGCCGGCTGCGGGTGGACGTGCCCAGCCCGCTGGCGCGCTTGATTTTGGTGCCGGCGCTACCGGCGTTCCACGCGCGCTACCCGGAGATCCAGCTCGACCTGGGGGTCAGCGACCGCCATGTGGATCTGATCGGCGAGAACGTGGACTGCGTGGTGCGCGGCGGCGTGCTCAGTGAGCAATCGCTGAGCGCTCGGCTTATCGGCGTACTGCAGGCCGGCGTGTTCGCCGCCCCGGCCTACTTGGAGCGCGCCGGCGCGCCAGCGCATCCGCGCGAACTGGAGGACACGCACCACCGCATCATCGGCTTCACCGGCGCCAGCCGCGGCAGGAAGGTCATCGCCTATGCCATGCAACGCGACGGCGAGCGGCTGAGCGTGCAAGGCCGCCATGTGTTGGCCGTGGACGACGGCAATGCCTACCTCGCCGCGGGCCTGGCGGGCATGGGCGTGCTGTGGCTGCCGGACTACATGTCCAGGCCGCACGTGGCCAGCGGCGAGCTGGTACCGGTGTTCGCCGACTGGCAGCTGGAGCCGATGCCGCTGTACGTCGCGTTCCCGCCCAACCGCCATGTCAGCGCCAAGTTGCGCGTGTTCATCGAATGGATCGCGGCGCTGATGGCGGTGCATGCGCCTGTTCGGCATCCGCCGGAAGGGTGA